The Vitis vinifera cultivar Pinot Noir 40024 chromosome 18, ASM3070453v1 region TGTTACCAAAATGATAACCAAAACATGAGGAGAAAGGCGTCAGTCAACTGACAAAAAGTTGAAATTTGGAGCCCTCTTCCAAATCTAGCAGCAGTTGATACCCatgttagagaattgactagaCAAAGCAGACCCACCCCCATCCATGCCCCTTGTCCTAGGCTTCACAACTGGAGGTACCCATTTGCTAAATTTGGAGGAGCACTGTGGGGCTTTGGATTCCCATTTGTCCATGCCACCAACTTCTGTGTTGGATTTGGGTGCAGGGAATATGGGGACCTTCTTGCAATTTTCAGAGAGCCACTTTGATTGCATGTGGTTGGCTTTTCTCCATGGTGGGATGTGGAGGCCCCTCTCTTTCAGTGATTGTTTTGCAGCTGCGCATAGGAGAGAGATTATCTTGTTGAGCTTCTCTTCGTTCCCAACAAAGATGGACGGGAGTGTGTTGATGAGGTCTGTGTATGTTGGTGTAGGCCTAGCCAACTCAAACTGAGACCTGAAGTCCATATCAACTATCAGCCTTGTTGCTTTGACACCATTAATGGCGGCCTTTAACATTACTTCAATATACTCATACCCACCTGCAAATTGAAAACCTAACACACACAAACAGCACACACAGATTggggaaaagaaaacaattagAGTCAAAAATGGGTATTCAAGAGAACTGGAAACATGGAAAAATACCTCCAGTGGCAGTCCTCCGTGAAGTTTTACAAAGGGAAGCTTCAAAACCATCCATTTTCAATCTCATGACCACCCACTTCTGCAGATTGGTAGCAGCATCCCC contains the following coding sequences:
- the LOC104882622 gene encoding uncharacterized protein LOC104882622 produces the protein MGSLGEEELVQMVRDFIESESPSPFSLPSSPSNSVNHDNSTTLTLQEILWRVTGDEVEVLDKILMYVSSVGNAGDAATNLQKWVVMRLKMDGFEASLCKTSRRTATGGFQFAGGYEYIEVMLKAAINGVKATRLIVDMDFRSQFELARPTPTYTDLINTLPSIFVGNEEKLNKIISLLCAAAKQSLKERGLHIPPWRKANHMQSKWLSENCKKVPIFPAPKSNTEVGGMDKWESKAPQCSSKFSKWVPPVVKPRTRGMDGGGSALSSQFSNMGINCC